Below is a genomic region from Ferribacterium limneticum.
CGAAGGGCTGGAAGCCGGGCAAGGTTGAAGCGGCCAAGGCCGTCTATACCGAAGCCGACTACAAAGCCACGGTCAAGAAGGTTGCTGACACCCAGGTCGTCATTGATTCCGTCGTTGGTTACATCACCAGCGTCAACTTCAAGGACTTCCCGGATGTGGTGAACATGGTCGACGACGCAACCGACCAGCTCGGCAAGATCAAGGAAGCCAAGGCCAAGCACGAAGCCGCAGCCGCCAAGAAGGATTGGGACCAAGCCAATCTGTGGGCTGAGCAAGTCTGGCAATACCAGGTCAAGGCCGCCGACATCGGCTTGCGCGCCAAAACCTACCTTGAGCAGAACGGCGCCAAGAAGGTCAAGTAAGCCATCCTGAGGTTTATGGGAATCATAAGGGGGCAGAGCAATCTGCCCCTTTTTCGTTGCTCCAGCAATCTACGTAAACTGGCGTGGATACCCCGCCTGAGCTAACCTCTGGACGATTCTCACCGCGTCAACTCCGAACCGCATCACGATCGCGGAGAACCAGTGCCACAGGGGTCTTGAGCCACAAACATGCCATCAAAAAACAATTTCTCGAGCCGTTGGCCGGGCGGCAAGATGGTCCTGCTGGCGATCGTCATCTGGACCGCGCTGGTTCTCGTCTCGCTGCTCACCCAGCGTGAACAGTTGAACCGGACGGCCAGCGCACTGGCCCGCATCGACGCCGTCGCCAATCTCAAGAAAGACATGTCGATCCGGAAATGGGCCTCCAATGCCAAAGGGGTCTTCATCCTTGAAGAGCACATTCCGTCCATCAATTCGCTGGATGAAGAAGAACGGCTAACGGCTGTCCGCAGTAACGGTGAAACCTTGCGTCTGGTCACCGTTACCCCAATCCATCTCTTGCTGGCGATTCAGGAGGCAAGCAATCAGAACGCGGCGGGCACCCGCGAACGGCTGACCTCGAAACAGTTGCGCAACATGGACAACGCGCCGGACGACTGGGAACAGAAGGCGCTGAATGCGCTGGAGCAAGGTGGCGACATGGTCACCGAAGCCCTGCCCAAAAAAGGCAAGCACGGGCTGATGCGGGCGATGATTCCGATGCGCATGGAAGAGGAATGCCTCGAATGCCACCGCGATACGCTGGTCCCGGTCGGCGGCCTGCGCGGCGGCGCCACCATCTCGATCAACCTGAATGCCTATCGCACGGCCCAGCAACCGACTTGGCTGGCCATTCAATACTGGCATTTCGGGATCTGGATCCTCGGGCTGACCGCATTGTTCACCTTCGCTTATTTCGCACATCGCCGCAGCATGGAAAAGCTGCGTAGCGACGAGGAGCGACGCGAGAACGAGATGGCGTTTGCCGCGATGGCGGAAGGCGCCATCATTACCGATTCGACGGGAAGGATACTGTGGGTCAACGATGCCTTTTGCCGCATTTCGGGCTATACGCGGAATGAAGTGATCAACCAGAACCCTCGCCTGCTCAAATCCGGCCTCCATGACGAGGCGTTTTACCACCAGTTGTGGGCACAGCTGACCACTGTCGGCCATTGGCGCGGCGAACTCTGGAATCAGCGCAAGACCGGGGAGATCTTCCCGGAGGAAATATCGATTCAGGCGCTCAAGGGACCGGACGGCAAAATAAGGCGATTCATCTCGATCTTTTCGGAAATCTCTGAGCGCAAGCGCAACGAGAAGGCCTTGCATGAATACCAGGAACACCTCGAGGACCTGGTGCGCCAGCGCACCGAGGAACTGACCGAAGCGCGCGACGAGGCAGAGGCCGCCAACCGTTCGAAATCGACTTTCCTCGCCAACATGAGCCACGAGCTACGCACGCCGCTCAATGCCGTGATCGGCTTTTCGCAATTGATGGAAAAAGATCCGCAGCTCAATCCGACCCAGCGCCGCAACGTCGAGATCATCAACAATTCCGGCAATCACCTGCTGACGCTGATCAATGACATCCTGGAACTGTCGAAGATCGAGTCGGGGAAGATGGAAGTGTGCAGCGAAGAGGTGGATCTGCCCGAACTGCTCGACGGCATAGTCAACATGATGAGCCTGCGCGCCGAGCAGAGCGGCCTTGCCCTGAAACTGGATTTACGCTCCCCAACCCGCTTGGTGGTGCTCGATCCGGTCATGTTACGGCAGGTGCTGCTCAACCTGCTTTCCAATGCCATCAAGTTTACCCCGGAGGGCTCGGTGACGCTCGCTGTCGAGGCCAGCGAGGCGGGCGATAACCGCCTGCAACTGGCGTTCAGCGTGGCCGATACGGGGATCGGCATCCGGGCCGAAGATCATTCGCGCATCTTCAACTCCTTCGAACAGGTCGGCGGCGCGCGCCAGGGAGGAACCGGTCTCGGGCTGACGATCAGCCAGCAGTACGTCCGGATGATGGGCGGCGAACTGCTACTGGTGTCCGCCCCCAACCAGGGCTCCACCTTCAGCTTCGTGATCACCGTGGCAGCTGGCAAGTCGGCGGGGAACAACGCGGCAAAGGGGCGCGTGACCGGCATCGAACCGCCGGATCACGGCCAACGCATCCTGATTGTCGACACCATTCCGGAAGCCCGGCTACTCGTCAGATCGCTACTCGAGCCGCTCGGCTTCAGCGTCGCCGAAGCCGCCACTGTGGCCGACGCCGAGGCGGAAATCGCCAGCCAGCAGACGGATCTGGTATTCATCGACTGGTTCTTGTCCGACGACAAGGGTCTCGAACTGATCAAGCGCCTGCGCAGCCGAAGCGGCGTCCGGCAGCCACGCCTCATCGTGCTGACCGCCAATGCGACGCAAGAGAGCCGGCAGCAAGCGTTGCAAACCGGCGCCGACGATTTTCTCAGCAAGCCTTTCGAGGAAGACGAGCTGTTCAAAATCCTGGAAAAGCATCTTCCCCTGCATCTGACCCGCAGTCCGGCGCCGATGTCGCAGGCTGAGCGCGTTTCGCCGAATGCCATCCCCAAGATCAACGCCGACGATCTGGTCCGCTTGAGCGGCGAAGCACGGGCTCGCCTTTCGCAGGCGGCGCTCTCGCTGAACCCGGAAAAAATTGCCGAGGCCTTGCGCCGCGTTGCCCGGGAAAATCCCGAACTCGCCGCACACCTTGGCGAATTCGCCAATACGCGCCAATATCAAGCCCTCTGGCAGGTACTGGGCATTCTCGAAGCAGAGGAATAAAGATGAATGCCGAAATTCTGGTCGTCGAAGATACGCCGGCCTCCCTCGAACTGCTCTCCCAGCTCTTATCCCAGGCGGGCTATACGGTGCGCCCGGCACTTGAGGGACGGATGGCGTTGCGTTCAGCACAAGCCAGCCCCCCCGACCTGATCCTGCTCGATGTGCGCATGCCCGGCATTGACGGCTACGAGGTCTGCCGGAGACTGAAAGCCGACCCGCGGACCCGCGACATTCCCGTCATTTTCCTGTCGGCCCTGCGCGAAGCGGGCGACAAGTTGAAGGGCTTCGAGTTCGGGGCAGTCGACTACATCGCCAAACCGTATCAGCCGGAAGAGGTGCTGGCCCGAGTGCGGACCCATGTCGAACTGCGCCACCTGCAGTCGCGGCTCGAAGAGCGGGTCGGCGAGCGCACCGCGCAGTTGCTCGAGGCACAGGCCTGCCTCCAAGAATCGCAGACCCGCTTGCAGGAACTGGCCGGCTTCCTGCAGACCGTCCGCGAAGAGGAGCGTTCGGGCATCGCCCGCGAACTGCACGACGAACTCGGCCAAGCCCTGACCGCGCTACGCATCGACCTCGGCTGGCTCAAGGAAAAATGCGGCCAACTCGGGCCGCCGGTGGTGCAACGCGCCGAAGCGGCTTATGGTCTGGTCGAACGGACGATCAGTGCCTTGCGCCGGATTTCGGAAGGTCTGCGCCCCGGCATGCTCGATGTGCTCGGATTGGCCGCGGCCATTGAGCATCATGTCAGCCAGTTTCAGGAACGTACCGGCATCGCCTGTACGCTGACCATGAACCGGGAGGAATTCGAAATCGACGAACCGCTGGCCACGGCCATCTTCCGGCTCGTCCAGGAGTCGTTGACCAATGTGGCGCGACACGCGGCAGCGCAGCACGTCGCCGTCCGAATCGAAGATGGTGAAAGTGAGATCCGGGTGCGCGTAGACGACGACGGCTGCGGCTTCGTGACGACGAGCGAAAAGAAGACTTTTGGCCTGCTCGGCATGCAGGAAAGAGTGAAAATACTGGGCGGGCGTATCGAGATCGTCAGCCAGCCGGGACAAGGAACGCGCATCGATGCGCGCCTCCCGAAACAGCAAGGGGAAAGCAAATGATCCGGATACTGATTGCCGATGACCACGATATCCTGCGCGCCGGCCTCAAACACATCCTGCAGGACAGCGGCGACATCGTCGTCGGCGGCGAAGCCAGCGACGGCTACCAGGTCCTGACCCAGGTCCGCGCCGAAAAATGGGACGCCATCGTGCTCGACCTGTCGATGCCGGGCAAGAGCGGCATCGAACTGATCAAGCAGATCAAGGGCGAATTTCCCCGCCTGCCCATCCTGATCCTCAGCATGCACAAGGAAGACCTCTATGCCGTGCGCGCCTTGAAAGCCGGCGCTTCCGGCTACCTGTGCAAGGATAGCGCCGAAACCCTTCTCGTCCAGGCCATCCGCAAGGTCGCCGGGGGCGGCCTGTTCATCGATCAGGCGGTGGCCGAAAAACTGGCCGTCGACATGCTGACCGGCGCCGCGGGCGGCGCCCCCCACAGCCGACTGACCGACCGCGAATACCAGATATTCCTTCTCGTGGCCCGCGGCCACGGGGTAACCGACATCAGCCGCCAGTTGAATCTGAGCGTCAAGACCGTCAGCACGCACAAGACGCGGATTCTGGAAAAAATGGAGTTGGCCAACACCGCCGACCTGATCCACTACGCCATCCGGCACAACTTGGTCGACGGCGTAGACAGCCTGGCCGAGTAAATCCACCATCCGCCGGCCGGCACTGCAAGCCGGCTGGTCAGCCGACGATAGCGTCGGCCGCCACTGCTCTCCTATGTTCGATAGCACGCAGAAAAATTTCGGACGGCAGACCATGATCATAACGCCAGGGGCGTCGTAGGAATATTCCCACGACGCCCCTGGCGTTTTCCCACCGTGGGAATCAGTTGTCCTTACCTGTCTGCCGCTATCCGTCGAGCCTACACTGCCCCACATGCGACACATTGCCGCAGTGGCATTTCGCCGCAGGGCGATGCAGTCGGAAAAAAGAAGTAGAACCTCAATCGATTCATGGGAGAGTCAATATGAAAACCCGTATAAAACAAACCGTCGGCGTGCTCGTT
It encodes:
- a CDS encoding response regulator, with the translated sequence MIRILIADDHDILRAGLKHILQDSGDIVVGGEASDGYQVLTQVRAEKWDAIVLDLSMPGKSGIELIKQIKGEFPRLPILILSMHKEDLYAVRALKAGASGYLCKDSAETLLVQAIRKVAGGGLFIDQAVAEKLAVDMLTGAAGGAPHSRLTDREYQIFLLVARGHGVTDISRQLNLSVKTVSTHKTRILEKMELANTADLIHYAIRHNLVDGVDSLAE
- a CDS encoding ATP-binding protein, with the protein product MPSKNNFSSRWPGGKMVLLAIVIWTALVLVSLLTQREQLNRTASALARIDAVANLKKDMSIRKWASNAKGVFILEEHIPSINSLDEEERLTAVRSNGETLRLVTVTPIHLLLAIQEASNQNAAGTRERLTSKQLRNMDNAPDDWEQKALNALEQGGDMVTEALPKKGKHGLMRAMIPMRMEEECLECHRDTLVPVGGLRGGATISINLNAYRTAQQPTWLAIQYWHFGIWILGLTALFTFAYFAHRRSMEKLRSDEERRENEMAFAAMAEGAIITDSTGRILWVNDAFCRISGYTRNEVINQNPRLLKSGLHDEAFYHQLWAQLTTVGHWRGELWNQRKTGEIFPEEISIQALKGPDGKIRRFISIFSEISERKRNEKALHEYQEHLEDLVRQRTEELTEARDEAEAANRSKSTFLANMSHELRTPLNAVIGFSQLMEKDPQLNPTQRRNVEIINNSGNHLLTLINDILELSKIESGKMEVCSEEVDLPELLDGIVNMMSLRAEQSGLALKLDLRSPTRLVVLDPVMLRQVLLNLLSNAIKFTPEGSVTLAVEASEAGDNRLQLAFSVADTGIGIRAEDHSRIFNSFEQVGGARQGGTGLGLTISQQYVRMMGGELLLVSAPNQGSTFSFVITVAAGKSAGNNAAKGRVTGIEPPDHGQRILIVDTIPEARLLVRSLLEPLGFSVAEAATVADAEAEIASQQTDLVFIDWFLSDDKGLELIKRLRSRSGVRQPRLIVLTANATQESRQQALQTGADDFLSKPFEEDELFKILEKHLPLHLTRSPAPMSQAERVSPNAIPKINADDLVRLSGEARARLSQAALSLNPEKIAEALRRVARENPELAAHLGEFANTRQYQALWQVLGILEAEE
- a CDS encoding ATP-binding response regulator, producing the protein MNAEILVVEDTPASLELLSQLLSQAGYTVRPALEGRMALRSAQASPPDLILLDVRMPGIDGYEVCRRLKADPRTRDIPVIFLSALREAGDKLKGFEFGAVDYIAKPYQPEEVLARVRTHVELRHLQSRLEERVGERTAQLLEAQACLQESQTRLQELAGFLQTVREEERSGIARELHDELGQALTALRIDLGWLKEKCGQLGPPVVQRAEAAYGLVERTISALRRISEGLRPGMLDVLGLAAAIEHHVSQFQERTGIACTLTMNREEFEIDEPLATAIFRLVQESLTNVARHAAAQHVAVRIEDGESEIRVRVDDDGCGFVTTSEKKTFGLLGMQERVKILGGRIEIVSQPGQGTRIDARLPKQQGESK